In the genome of Magnolia sinica isolate HGM2019 chromosome 2, MsV1, whole genome shotgun sequence, one region contains:
- the LOC131233883 gene encoding uncharacterized protein LOC131233883 isoform X2, whose protein sequence is METISKERDLLVCCICHRKHGVCIKAESLQHGPDEVRRIKQIWLAGLSYLLRLQGLLHTIRMENVGGDNDDVGLEATEDGWAVLSQGPPSTTAPVMTGATMTLYYLWNLILYNSLIELNFK, encoded by the exons ATG GAGACCATTTCAAAGGAAAGAGACCTGCTTGTTTGCTGCATTTGCCATCGCAAACACGGTGTCTGCATAAAG GCTGAGAGTCTGCAACATGGACCTGATGAGGTCCGCCGCATTAAGCAAATCTGG CTAGCAGGCCTGAGCTACCTGTTGAGGTTGCAAGGCCTGCTACACACAATTCGAATGGAGAATGTTGGTGGAGACAATGATGATGTTGGCCTGGAAGCAACAGAAGATGGATGGGCAGTGTTATCTCAGGGTCCGCCAAGCACGACGGCACCGGTGATGACGGGCGCAaccatgactttgtattatttgtggaacctaataTTGTATAacagtttgattgagttaaactttaaatag
- the LOC131233883 gene encoding uncharacterized protein LOC131233883 isoform X1 — MLAFLPETISKERDLLVCCICHRKHGVCIKAESLQHGPDEVRRIKQIWLAGLSYLLRLQGLLHTIRMENVGGDNDDVGLEATEDGWAVLSQGPPSTTAPVMTGATMTLYYLWNLILYNSLIELNFK, encoded by the exons ATGTTGGCATTCCTCCCG GAGACCATTTCAAAGGAAAGAGACCTGCTTGTTTGCTGCATTTGCCATCGCAAACACGGTGTCTGCATAAAG GCTGAGAGTCTGCAACATGGACCTGATGAGGTCCGCCGCATTAAGCAAATCTGG CTAGCAGGCCTGAGCTACCTGTTGAGGTTGCAAGGCCTGCTACACACAATTCGAATGGAGAATGTTGGTGGAGACAATGATGATGTTGGCCTGGAAGCAACAGAAGATGGATGGGCAGTGTTATCTCAGGGTCCGCCAAGCACGACGGCACCGGTGATGACGGGCGCAaccatgactttgtattatttgtggaacctaataTTGTATAacagtttgattgagttaaactttaaatag